In Nocardia asteroides, the following proteins share a genomic window:
- a CDS encoding inositol monophosphatase family protein, producing the protein MPEHTASETVLAPTADHEPLRLLAVELAEAAAAHVRARRPEVFAGGGPADGAVATKGHATDPVTVVDTESEQLIRALLAERRPGDAILGEEGGGDVGATAAGTVTWVVDPIDGTVNFLYGLPGYAVSVAAVRDGSPVAGAVVDVAGATTYSAARGGGAYAVYADGTRAKLACTREDSLGLALVATGFAYGSVRRARQAEFVAGVLPAIRDIRRLGAAAMDLCHVAAGELDAYYEHGLNAWDWAAGALIAAEAGAIVSVPDVTVGGAAGELTVVAAPGVAAELTALLTRVGATVALPD; encoded by the coding sequence GTGCCCGAACACACCGCGTCCGAGACCGTCCTCGCCCCGACCGCCGACCACGAACCGTTGCGGCTGCTGGCCGTCGAACTCGCCGAGGCCGCCGCGGCGCACGTGCGCGCCCGCAGGCCCGAGGTGTTCGCCGGCGGCGGCCCCGCCGACGGCGCCGTGGCGACCAAGGGCCACGCCACCGATCCCGTCACCGTCGTCGACACCGAATCCGAACAGCTGATCCGGGCGCTGCTGGCCGAGCGCAGGCCCGGCGACGCGATCCTGGGCGAGGAGGGCGGCGGCGATGTCGGCGCGACCGCGGCCGGGACCGTCACCTGGGTCGTCGACCCCATCGACGGCACCGTGAACTTCCTCTACGGGCTGCCCGGGTACGCCGTCTCGGTGGCGGCGGTGCGCGACGGCAGTCCCGTCGCGGGCGCGGTCGTCGACGTGGCGGGCGCCACCACCTACAGCGCGGCCCGCGGCGGCGGCGCCTACGCCGTGTACGCCGACGGCACCCGCGCGAAACTGGCCTGCACGCGCGAGGACTCGCTGGGGCTGGCCCTGGTGGCCACCGGCTTCGCCTACGGCAGTGTGCGCCGGGCCAGGCAGGCCGAGTTCGTGGCCGGGGTACTGCCCGCGATCCGCGACATCCGCAGGCTCGGTGCCGCGGCCATGGACCTGTGCCATGTGGCGGCGGGAGAACTCGACGCCTACTACGAGCACGGCCTCAACGCCTGGGACTGGGCGGCCGGTGCGCTGATCGCCGCCGAGGCGGGCGCGATCGTGTCGGTCCCCGACGTGACCGTCGGCGGTGCGGCGGGGGAGCTCACCGTGGTCGCCGCGCCGGGCGTGGCGGCCGAGCTGACCGCGTTGCTCACCCGGGTCGGCGCCACGGTGGCGCTGCCGGACTGA
- a CDS encoding MHYT domain-containing protein: MLDIYHFSYGWITPVLAYFMSVTGCLLGLQCAARGRNAAEGRTAWLIGAAIAIGGTGIWVMHFIAMLGFTIRGAEIRYDLPLTLFSAATAMVVVGIGLFMVNKPQPTLRSLLAGGTITGLGVGTMHYTGMYAMKSTATVSYDPGLVTLSMVIAVVASIVALWFTLRVKGFLATVGAAIIMGVAVCGMHYTGMAAMHAHSNHHAAPPTGSGAMDLLAPLIGVSSIVTMLVLISVSLTEIENEEALPRMWLTSRHEPKPRAPRPAPVPPPMPAPGHSEHHTEELVYDGVGAWPRRVVD, from the coding sequence GTGCTCGACATCTATCACTTCAGCTATGGCTGGATCACTCCCGTTCTCGCGTATTTCATGTCCGTCACCGGCTGCCTGCTCGGCCTGCAGTGCGCGGCCCGCGGCCGCAACGCCGCCGAGGGCCGGACGGCCTGGCTGATCGGGGCCGCCATCGCGATCGGCGGAACCGGCATCTGGGTCATGCATTTCATCGCCATGCTCGGCTTCACCATCCGCGGCGCGGAGATCCGCTACGACCTGCCGTTGACGCTGTTCAGCGCGGCCACGGCGATGGTGGTCGTCGGCATCGGCCTGTTCATGGTCAACAAACCGCAGCCCACGCTGCGTTCGCTGCTGGCGGGCGGCACGATCACCGGGCTCGGTGTCGGCACCATGCACTACACCGGCATGTACGCGATGAAGTCCACCGCCACGGTCAGCTACGACCCGGGGCTGGTCACCTTGTCGATGGTCATCGCGGTGGTCGCCTCCATCGTGGCGCTGTGGTTCACCTTGCGCGTCAAGGGATTCCTGGCCACCGTCGGTGCCGCGATCATCATGGGCGTCGCAGTCTGCGGCATGCACTACACCGGCATGGCGGCGATGCACGCGCACTCCAATCACCACGCGGCCCCGCCGACCGGTTCGGGCGCGATGGATCTGCTGGCTCCCCTGATCGGGGTGAGCAGCATCGTCACCATGCTGGTGCTGATCAGTGTGAGCCTCACCGAGATCGAGAACGAGGAAGCGCTGCCGCGGATGTGGCTGACCTCCCGGCACGAGCCCAAGCCGCGGGCGCCGCGGCCCGCGCCCGTACCGCCGCCGATGCCGGCCCCCGGCCACAGCGAGCACCACACCGAGGAACTGGTCTACGACGGGGTCGGCGCCTGGCCGCGCCGGGTGGTGGACTGA
- a CDS encoding SWIM zinc finger family protein: MADNEFGYTPWGMDWVRLAEPLRQTRPEPLLPRARSVARNHGVRTEIEGRAVRAHLHRGGQASVAHVEVAPLSRAAVTAIAAVIPDPTVLTDEMHRALLDAGHSPAPTLLSTDCSCSARSARCLHVLAVLYTIARQVDENPRLALELQGYFDAGEDAAAPAQEPRWTSLHTLDPAAFFDPAP, translated from the coding sequence ATGGCCGACAACGAATTCGGATACACCCCGTGGGGCATGGACTGGGTACGCCTGGCCGAGCCGCTGCGCCAGACCCGCCCCGAGCCGCTGCTGCCCCGCGCCCGCAGCGTCGCCCGCAACCACGGCGTGCGCACCGAGATCGAGGGCCGCGCGGTCCGCGCGCACCTGCATCGCGGCGGGCAGGCCTCGGTCGCGCACGTCGAGGTGGCGCCGCTGTCGCGGGCCGCGGTCACCGCGATCGCCGCGGTGATCCCGGATCCGACGGTCCTGACCGACGAGATGCACCGGGCGCTGCTCGACGCGGGCCACTCCCCCGCCCCCACCCTGCTCAGCACGGACTGCTCGTGCTCGGCGCGGAGCGCCCGGTGCCTGCACGTGCTGGCGGTGCTGTACACGATCGCCCGGCAGGTCGACGAGAATCCACGACTGGCCCTGGAGTTGCAGGGGTACTTCGACGCGGGCGAGGACGCCGCGGCCCCGGCCCAGGAGCCGCGCTGGACCAGCCTGCACACACTGGACCCGGCGGCGTTCTTCGATCCGGCGCCGTGA
- a CDS encoding RNA polymerase sigma factor, whose protein sequence is MVATNTRQTADSADADADATTPAKKAPAKKAAAKKAPAKKAAAKKAPAKKAAAKKAPAKKTAAKKATSAEGGEEQLDDESIELDDLGDLEVSEDELTDGDALVEEVAEDTTEEAETEEPSEKDKASGDFVWDEEESEALRQARKDAELTASADSVRAYLKQIGKVALLNAEEEVELAKRIEAGLFAAEKMREFAEAGEKLSVTTRRDFNWIVRDGNRAKNHLLEANLRLVVSLAKRYTGRGMAFLDLIQEGNLGLIRAVEKFDYTKGYKFSTYATWWIRQAITRAMADQARTIRIPVHMVEVINKLGRIQRELLQDLGREPTPEELAKEMDITPEKVLEIQQYAREPISLDQTIGDEGDSQLGDFIEDSEAVVAVDAVSFTLLQDQLQSVLETLSEREAGVVRLRFGLTDGQPRTLDEIGQVYGVTRERIRQIESKTMSKLRHPSRSQVLRDYLD, encoded by the coding sequence GTGGTAGCCACGAATACCCGTCAGACCGCCGACTCGGCCGACGCCGACGCCGACGCCACCACCCCGGCCAAGAAGGCTCCGGCCAAGAAGGCCGCCGCCAAGAAGGCCCCGGCGAAGAAAGCCGCTGCCAAGAAGGCTCCGGCGAAGAAGGCCGCTGCCAAGAAGGCTCCGGCCAAGAAGACCGCCGCGAAGAAGGCGACCTCGGCCGAGGGTGGCGAGGAACAGCTCGACGACGAGTCGATCGAGCTCGACGACCTCGGCGATCTGGAGGTCTCCGAGGACGAGCTCACCGACGGTGACGCCCTGGTCGAAGAGGTGGCCGAGGACACCACCGAGGAAGCCGAGACCGAGGAGCCGTCCGAGAAGGACAAGGCCTCCGGCGATTTCGTGTGGGACGAGGAGGAGTCCGAGGCGCTGCGCCAGGCGCGCAAGGACGCCGAGCTCACCGCCTCCGCCGACTCGGTGCGCGCCTACCTCAAGCAGATCGGCAAGGTCGCGCTGCTCAACGCGGAGGAGGAGGTCGAACTCGCCAAGCGGATCGAGGCCGGTCTGTTCGCCGCGGAGAAGATGCGCGAGTTCGCCGAGGCGGGCGAGAAGCTGTCGGTGACCACCCGCCGCGATTTCAACTGGATCGTGCGCGACGGCAACCGGGCCAAGAACCATCTGCTCGAGGCCAACCTGCGTCTGGTCGTCTCGCTGGCCAAGCGCTACACCGGCCGCGGCATGGCGTTCCTGGACCTGATCCAGGAAGGCAACCTGGGTCTGATCCGCGCGGTCGAGAAGTTCGACTACACCAAGGGTTACAAGTTCTCGACCTACGCCACGTGGTGGATCCGCCAGGCCATCACCCGCGCCATGGCCGACCAGGCCCGCACCATCCGTATCCCGGTGCACATGGTCGAGGTCATCAACAAGCTCGGCCGTATCCAGCGCGAGCTGCTCCAGGACCTGGGCCGTGAGCCCACGCCGGAGGAGCTGGCCAAGGAAATGGACATCACGCCGGAGAAGGTGCTGGAGATCCAGCAGTACGCGCGTGAGCCCATTTCGCTGGACCAGACCATCGGCGACGAGGGCGACAGCCAGCTCGGCGACTTCATCGAGGACTCCGAGGCGGTCGTCGCGGTCGACGCGGTGAGCTTCACCCTGCTGCAGGATCAGCTGCAGTCGGTGCTGGAGACGCTGTCCGAGCGTGAGGCGGGCGTGGTGCGGCTGCGCTTCGGTCTCACCGACGGTCAGCCGCGCACCCTCGACGAGATCGGCCAGGTCTACGGCGTCACCCGTGAGCGCATCCGGCAGATCGAGTCGAAGACGATGAGCAAGCTGCGCCACCCGAGCCGCTCGCAGGTGCTGCGCGACTACCTCGACTAG
- a CDS encoding DUF7455 domain-containing protein, whose protein sequence is MPGTLTSTPLTAVDRCDRCGAAARVRAVLPAGGELLFCQHHANEHMDRLRELEAVIDTESAPAL, encoded by the coding sequence ATGCCAGGAACCCTGACCAGCACCCCACTGACCGCGGTCGATCGTTGCGATCGTTGCGGGGCGGCTGCCCGAGTGCGTGCCGTTCTTCCCGCGGGTGGCGAGTTGCTCTTCTGCCAGCACCACGCGAATGAACACATGGATCGCCTGCGCGAACTGGAAGCCGTGATCGATACGGAATCCGCGCCCGCGCTCTGA
- the cei gene encoding envelope integrity protein Cei, with amino-acid sequence MVSLITEGSATDRDGNPFPRRRPELWLALVLILALISLFVWITAFRTHDDSNEPMACNAPSTPTATNVAKPAPLGSRVGPSRLDDVDPAALSESKVRVFNANGKSGQAGHIAAALGDLGFAGAPGTQVGNDPVYVGGDLNCTGQIRFGVNGRPAAASVQLVAPCAELIEDPRTDDTVDLVLGLAFGESLRPGADAEEVLRSLKNLAPGSGSSSIDPDLLDAARTVKC; translated from the coding sequence GTGGTTTCACTGATCACCGAAGGCAGCGCGACCGATCGCGACGGCAACCCCTTTCCGCGGCGGCGCCCCGAGCTCTGGCTCGCGCTCGTCCTCATCCTGGCTCTGATCAGCCTGTTCGTCTGGATCACGGCGTTTCGCACGCATGACGACAGCAACGAGCCCATGGCGTGCAACGCCCCGAGCACACCCACGGCGACCAACGTCGCCAAGCCGGCCCCGCTCGGCTCGCGCGTCGGACCCTCGCGGCTCGACGACGTCGACCCGGCGGCGCTGTCGGAGTCGAAGGTGCGGGTCTTCAACGCCAACGGCAAGAGCGGCCAGGCCGGCCACATCGCCGCGGCCCTGGGCGACCTGGGCTTCGCGGGCGCGCCGGGGACACAGGTCGGTAACGATCCGGTCTACGTGGGCGGCGACCTCAACTGCACCGGCCAGATCCGCTTCGGCGTGAACGGCAGGCCGGCCGCGGCCTCGGTCCAGCTGGTGGCCCCGTGCGCCGAGCTGATCGAGGATCCGCGCACCGACGACACCGTCGACCTGGTCCTCGGTCTGGCCTTCGGCGAATCGCTGCGCCCCGGCGCCGACGCCGAGGAAGTGCTGCGGTCGCTGAAGAACCTCGCGCCCGGATCGGGCTCGTCCTCGATCGACCCCGATCTGCTCGACGCCGCCCGCACCGTCAAGTGCTGA
- the ppgK gene encoding polyphosphate--glucose phosphotransferase yields the protein MSARGHAFGIDIGGSGVKGAAVDLATGTLTHERLKIATPQPSTPDAVAGAVAELVELAQWEGPVGITLPCVVLDGHARTAANVDHGWIGTDARALFSKVLGGREVTVLNDADAAGLAEDSYGAAGDLDGLTLLLTFGTGIGSALLYDGTLVPNSELGHLVVAGDEAEHIAAASVKDREQLSYPQWAERVSTVLRHLEDLFWPKVIVAGGGISRDHEQWIPLLTNRTPVIPAVLKNTAGIVGAAMAVDKGIAP from the coding sequence ATGTCCGCTCGGGGGCACGCATTCGGCATCGATATCGGCGGCAGCGGGGTGAAGGGCGCCGCGGTCGATCTGGCGACCGGCACGCTCACCCATGAGCGCCTCAAGATCGCCACACCCCAGCCGTCCACACCCGACGCCGTCGCCGGCGCGGTGGCCGAGCTGGTGGAGCTGGCGCAGTGGGAGGGCCCGGTCGGGATCACCCTGCCCTGCGTCGTCCTCGACGGCCATGCCAGGACGGCGGCCAACGTCGATCACGGCTGGATCGGCACCGACGCCCGCGCCCTGTTCTCGAAGGTGCTGGGCGGGCGCGAGGTGACCGTGCTCAACGACGCCGACGCCGCGGGCCTGGCCGAGGACAGCTACGGCGCGGCGGGCGACCTGGACGGGCTGACCCTGCTGCTCACCTTCGGCACCGGCATCGGCTCGGCGCTGCTCTACGACGGCACTCTGGTGCCCAACTCCGAGCTGGGCCACCTGGTCGTCGCCGGCGACGAGGCCGAGCACATCGCCGCGGCCTCGGTGAAGGACCGCGAGCAACTGAGCTACCCGCAGTGGGCCGAGCGGGTCAGCACGGTGCTGCGCCACCTCGAGGACCTGTTCTGGCCGAAGGTGATCGTGGCCGGTGGCGGCATCAGCCGCGACCACGAACAGTGGATCCCGTTGCTCACCAACCGAACTCCGGTGATCCCGGCCGTGCTGAAGAACACCGCGGGTATCGTCGGGGCCGCGATGGCCGTCGACAAGGGGATCGCGCCCTAG
- a CDS encoding TetR/AcrR family transcriptional regulator yields the protein MATDADPTSPEQATRILELLWRHTLPAKPGARGPKPGLTVDAVVAAGIALADREGLDKLTIRAVAAELGVRAMSLYTYVPSKEALLVLMVDAVAADDPPIPAELPVRDRLIALAGQVRAELIAHPWLLTVSPWRQVLGPARMRRYEQQLRAIDGIGLSDLAMDRAVAVLTDFATGNARLAVAAAGAAAQLSDAQWWQVHGPLLARVIPAEDFPLAGRVGTAAGEHYQAPADPDGAFAYGVAILVDGILTDPDRP from the coding sequence GTGGCCACCGACGCCGACCCGACTTCCCCCGAGCAGGCCACCCGGATCCTCGAGCTGCTGTGGCGCCACACCCTGCCCGCGAAACCGGGCGCGCGCGGTCCGAAACCCGGCCTCACGGTCGACGCGGTCGTCGCCGCCGGGATCGCGCTGGCCGACCGCGAGGGCCTCGACAAGCTGACGATCCGCGCGGTCGCCGCCGAACTGGGCGTGCGTGCGATGAGCCTCTACACCTACGTGCCGAGCAAGGAGGCGCTGCTGGTGCTCATGGTCGACGCCGTGGCCGCCGACGACCCGCCGATCCCGGCGGAGCTGCCCGTCCGCGACCGCTTGATCGCGCTCGCCGGCCAGGTCAGGGCCGAGCTGATCGCGCACCCGTGGCTGCTGACGGTGTCGCCGTGGCGGCAGGTGCTCGGACCGGCCCGGATGCGCCGCTACGAACAGCAGCTCCGGGCGATCGACGGCATCGGGCTGTCCGACCTGGCGATGGACCGCGCGGTCGCGGTGCTCACCGACTTCGCCACCGGCAATGCCCGGCTCGCGGTCGCGGCCGCCGGTGCTGCCGCCCAGCTCAGCGACGCGCAGTGGTGGCAGGTGCACGGACCGCTGCTGGCGCGGGTGATACCCGCCGAGGACTTCCCGCTCGCCGGGCGGGTCGGCACCGCGGCCGGCGAGCACTATCAGGCGCCCGCCGACCCCGACGGCGCCTTCGCCTACGGCGTCGCGATCCTGGTCGACGGCATCCTGACCGATCCGGACCGCCCCTGA
- a CDS encoding cation:proton antiporter, with product MNSQALALLELGVILFALGLCGRVAARFGMSPIPLYLLGGLAFGRGGFVELEVAVDFGHLAAEIGVVLLLLLLGLEYTAPELMTGLRRSWAAGVVDLIANALPGVVVAFLLGWGVLGAVVLGGVTYISSSGIVAKVLDDLGRLGNRETPVVLSILVFEDLAMAVYLPILTMMLAGLSLLSGLVSLAIALATISVVLVVALRFGRVVSTVLDSVDREVFLLQLLGAALLVAGAASALNVSAAVGAFLLGIAISGSTAREAAKLLEPLRDLFAAIFFVAFGLSIDPAAIPPVLGWAVVLAVVTTGTKLAVGWWAASKQGIRRMGRARAGAALVAHGEFSIVIAGLAVGYGKADARLAALASAYVLLMAIVGPIAARIVEPVVEFTRRRAGLAPS from the coding sequence GTGAACTCGCAGGCCCTGGCTCTGCTCGAGCTCGGCGTGATCTTGTTCGCGCTGGGGCTCTGCGGGCGGGTGGCCGCCCGATTCGGTATGTCGCCGATCCCGCTGTATCTGCTGGGCGGGCTGGCGTTCGGGCGCGGCGGGTTCGTCGAGCTGGAGGTGGCCGTCGACTTCGGGCATCTGGCCGCCGAGATCGGCGTCGTGCTGCTGCTGTTGCTGCTGGGGCTCGAGTACACCGCGCCCGAGCTCATGACCGGCCTGCGGCGATCCTGGGCGGCCGGCGTGGTCGACCTGATCGCCAACGCGCTGCCGGGCGTGGTGGTGGCGTTCCTGCTGGGCTGGGGCGTGCTGGGGGCCGTGGTGCTGGGCGGGGTCACCTACATCTCGTCCTCGGGCATCGTGGCCAAGGTGCTCGACGATCTGGGGCGCCTCGGTAACCGCGAGACCCCGGTGGTGCTGTCGATCCTGGTCTTCGAGGATCTGGCGATGGCGGTGTACCTGCCGATCCTGACCATGATGCTGGCCGGGCTGAGCCTGCTCAGCGGACTGGTGTCGCTGGCGATCGCGCTGGCGACGATCTCGGTGGTGCTGGTGGTGGCGCTGCGCTTCGGCCGGGTCGTCTCCACGGTGCTCGACAGCGTCGACCGCGAGGTGTTCCTGCTGCAACTGCTCGGGGCGGCGCTGCTGGTGGCAGGCGCGGCCTCGGCGCTCAACGTCTCGGCCGCGGTCGGGGCGTTCCTGCTCGGCATCGCCATCTCCGGCTCCACCGCCCGCGAGGCCGCCAAGCTGCTCGAACCCCTGCGCGACCTGTTCGCCGCGATCTTCTTCGTGGCCTTCGGCCTGTCCATCGACCCGGCCGCGATCCCACCCGTGCTGGGCTGGGCCGTCGTGCTGGCGGTGGTGACCACCGGCACGAAGCTGGCCGTGGGGTGGTGGGCGGCGAGCAAACAGGGCATCCGGCGGATGGGCCGGGCCAGGGCGGGCGCCGCGCTGGTGGCGCACGGCGAGTTCTCCATCGTCATCGCCGGACTCGCCGTGGGTTACGGCAAGGCCGACGCCCGCCTGGCCGCCCTCGCCTCCGCCTATGTGCTGCTGATGGCGATCGTGGGTCCGATCGCGGCCAGGATCGTCGAGCCCGTCGTCGAATTCACCCGCCGCCGTGCGGGACTCGCGCCGAGCTGA
- a CDS encoding DEAD/DEAH box helicase: MFALWTWTGHGAGPAPGIGDPERLTLALPVGERGALEPAELPVAVVTSAELAAVTVDELAPSALAWRTLLSADPGSSNANAAPAPSADAGPGVGQAFPALPAAAHAVPDAVGTAIVSAERAVRVLRETSAADAELATTLSATLRPYQVRGVSWLRETVVAYGGAVLADEMGLGKTVQTIGFLRGRAEGPQLVVCPTSLVGNWVHEITRFAPGLTAVAWRGGDAPAAPGTVVVTGYPTLRLHGAALTGTTWATVVFDEAQALKNPRTQVSKAARALPAAAKVALTGTPVENHLDELFALLNLTVPRLFAHRTQFRRRFVRPIEEGSAAAAARLRDAVEPVVLGRKKTQVAASLPAKIHSDLLCDLTAEQERVYDSVLAAALDEGFGSGLQRQGRVLAALTGLKQVCNHPGLVTGDLAELSGRSGKLDLCTDIVATNLDTGDPTLIFTQYRATGDLLVRHLAEQFGVDAPFFHGGLDADQRAGIVTAFQSPDGPPVLVLSLRAAGTGLTLTRAADVIHFDRWWNPAVEAQASDRAHRIGQTRTVTVTTLTSTTSVEEHIAAMHTRKSALTDLSDAAGIAELARLDDDALVDILRRKREN; the protein is encoded by the coding sequence CTGTTCGCGCTGTGGACCTGGACCGGTCACGGCGCCGGACCCGCGCCCGGGATCGGCGATCCGGAGCGGCTCACCCTCGCGCTGCCGGTGGGCGAGCGGGGCGCGCTCGAACCCGCCGAGCTCCCGGTCGCGGTCGTGACCTCGGCCGAGCTGGCCGCGGTGACCGTCGACGAGCTGGCCCCGTCGGCCCTGGCCTGGCGCACCCTGTTGTCCGCCGACCCCGGATCAAGCAATGCGAATGCCGCCCCGGCGCCGTCTGCCGATGCCGGGCCGGGTGTGGGCCAGGCCTTCCCCGCGTTGCCTGCTGCCGCTCATGCCGTGCCCGACGCGGTCGGGACGGCGATCGTGTCGGCGGAGCGCGCGGTGCGTGTGCTGCGCGAGACATCGGCCGCCGATGCCGAACTCGCGACGACACTGAGCGCGACATTGCGGCCGTATCAGGTGCGCGGGGTGAGCTGGTTGCGCGAGACGGTGGTCGCGTACGGCGGTGCCGTGCTGGCCGACGAGATGGGGCTCGGCAAGACCGTGCAGACCATCGGCTTCCTGCGGGGCCGAGCCGAGGGGCCGCAGCTGGTGGTGTGCCCGACCTCGCTGGTCGGCAACTGGGTACACGAGATCACCCGGTTCGCACCCGGCCTCACGGCGGTCGCGTGGCGCGGCGGCGACGCGCCCGCCGCACCGGGCACCGTCGTGGTCACCGGGTATCCCACGCTGCGGCTGCACGGCGCCGCGCTGACCGGGACAACCTGGGCCACCGTCGTCTTCGACGAGGCGCAGGCGCTGAAGAATCCGCGCACCCAGGTGTCCAAGGCCGCCCGCGCGCTGCCCGCCGCGGCCAAGGTGGCGCTCACCGGCACGCCGGTGGAGAACCATCTCGACGAGCTGTTCGCCCTGCTGAACCTGACCGTGCCGCGCCTGTTCGCGCACCGCACCCAGTTCCGGCGCCGGTTCGTCCGGCCGATCGAGGAGGGCTCGGCCGCGGCGGCGGCCCGGCTGCGCGATGCCGTCGAGCCGGTCGTGCTGGGCCGCAAGAAGACTCAGGTCGCGGCCTCGCTGCCGGCCAAGATCCACAGCGACCTGCTCTGCGATCTCACCGCCGAGCAGGAACGGGTCTACGACTCCGTGCTGGCCGCGGCGCTCGACGAGGGTTTCGGCTCGGGTCTGCAACGGCAGGGCCGGGTGCTCGCCGCGCTGACCGGGCTCAAGCAGGTATGCAACCATCCCGGCCTGGTCACCGGCGACCTGGCCGAATTGTCCGGTCGCTCGGGCAAACTCGACCTCTGCACCGATATCGTGGCCACCAATCTCGACACCGGCGACCCGACGCTGATCTTCACCCAGTACCGGGCCACCGGCGATCTGCTGGTGCGGCATCTGGCCGAGCAGTTCGGGGTGGACGCGCCGTTCTTCCACGGCGGCCTGGACGCCGATCAGCGCGCCGGGATCGTCACCGCGTTCCAATCCCCGGACGGCCCACCGGTGCTCGTGCTGAGCCTGCGCGCGGCGGGGACCGGGCTGACGCTCACCCGCGCCGCCGACGTCATCCATTTCGATCGCTGGTGGAATCCGGCGGTCGAGGCCCAGGCTTCCGATCGCGCGCACCGGATCGGGCAGACCCGCACCGTCACCGTCACCACCCTCACCAGCACCACCTCGGTGGAGGAACACATCGCCGCGATGCACACCCGCAAATCGGCGCTGACCGATCTGTCCGATGCCGCGGGCATCGCCGAGCTGGCCCGACTGGACGACGACGCCCTCGTCGACATCCTGCGCCGGAAGCGGGAGAACTGA
- a CDS encoding DUF952 domain-containing protein — translation MTTDTHTLVHLCSSQEWEQARHGTELRPPSLAANGFVHLSTPEQVHLPADRLFAGRSDLVVLWLDPSRFTGELKWEPGVPTDPASMLFPHLYAPLPVAAVLEVAPYLPGADGRFGTPRRGTVA, via the coding sequence GTGACCACCGACACCCACACGCTTGTTCACCTGTGTTCTTCCCAAGAATGGGAGCAGGCGCGCCACGGCACCGAGCTGCGGCCGCCCTCGCTCGCCGCGAACGGCTTCGTGCACCTGTCCACGCCGGAGCAGGTCCACCTGCCCGCCGACCGGCTGTTCGCGGGCCGGAGCGACCTGGTGGTGCTGTGGCTGGACCCGTCCCGGTTCACCGGCGAGCTGAAGTGGGAACCGGGCGTGCCGACCGATCCCGCCTCGATGCTGTTCCCGCATCTGTACGCGCCGTTGCCCGTGGCCGCGGTGCTGGAGGTGGCGCCCTATCTGCCCGGCGCCGACGGACGCTTCGGCACGCCCCGGCGCGGCACAGTGGCGTAG
- a CDS encoding cation:proton antiporter regulatory subunit — translation MNVDVTALPGIGVRKDFEVKSGRRVGVVAHRDGDIDLIVSKPDDPDAIAAQVPLSTDEASVLANLLGAPQLVAKLNDDHRDLPGITTRQLAVGDESPYAGRTLGETAMRTRTKTSIVAVMRAGQLHPSPGPDFTFTEGDLLVVVGTPDGLDAAAKILAHG, via the coding sequence GTGAACGTCGACGTCACAGCGCTACCGGGAATCGGAGTGCGCAAGGATTTCGAGGTCAAGTCCGGTCGCCGCGTCGGGGTGGTCGCCCACCGCGACGGCGACATCGACCTGATCGTGTCCAAACCCGACGACCCGGACGCGATCGCCGCCCAGGTGCCGCTGTCGACCGACGAAGCCTCGGTGCTGGCGAACCTGCTCGGCGCGCCGCAACTGGTCGCCAAACTCAACGACGACCACCGCGACCTGCCGGGCATCACCACCCGTCAGCTCGCCGTCGGCGACGAATCACCATACGCGGGACGCACACTCGGCGAGACCGCGATGCGCACCCGCACCAAGACCTCGATCGTCGCGGTCATGCGCGCCGGTCAGCTGCATCCGTCGCCGGGGCCCGACTTCACCTTCACCGAGGGTGATCTGCTCGTGGTCGTCGGCACCCCCGACGGCCTGGACGCGGCCGCGAAGATTCTCGCGCACGGCTGA